Proteins encoded in a region of the Ancylomarina subtilis genome:
- a CDS encoding aminopeptidase C: MNFKQLSVIALSLTLCVQGQAFAKKKKTVEPEGFKFTTVADVPTTEVRNQESTGTCWAFATTSFIETELIRLGAGHIDLSEMFTVRHAYSQKALRYFRLHGKANYSEGGQAHDVLNVVKEFGFIPESEYSGNQYQSDYHIHQEMVKSTKAMLDQIVQNPNKKVTPVWNKSVNGVLDTYMGAAPEKFDSNGQMVSPVEFMKQTGFNPDDYIELTSYSHHPFYKEMNLEIPDNWSDDMYYNLPIDELMAVIDNALTNGYSVCWDGDVSEKGFSHRNGVAILPISDVKDMTNSEIEKWDAMSKKEKNASLYKFDKPRSEVKVDQALRQATFDNYQTTDDHLMHLTGIVKDQNGTPYYKTKNSWAKNSNKMGGYLNMSESYVRLKTVAIMVHKDAIPADIKAKLGL, encoded by the coding sequence ATGAATTTTAAACAATTAAGTGTCATTGCTCTTTCACTGACATTATGCGTTCAAGGACAAGCTTTCGCTAAAAAGAAAAAAACAGTTGAGCCGGAAGGTTTCAAATTTACCACTGTTGCAGATGTGCCAACAACTGAAGTTCGTAATCAGGAAAGTACGGGTACGTGTTGGGCTTTTGCTACGACATCATTCATCGAAACAGAATTAATCCGTTTAGGTGCAGGCCACATTGACCTTTCTGAAATGTTTACCGTACGTCATGCCTATTCACAAAAAGCCTTGCGCTATTTTCGTTTACACGGAAAAGCTAACTACAGCGAAGGAGGGCAAGCCCACGATGTCTTAAACGTTGTCAAAGAGTTTGGTTTTATTCCCGAATCAGAGTACTCAGGTAATCAGTACCAGAGCGACTATCATATCCATCAGGAAATGGTGAAATCAACCAAAGCCATGTTGGATCAAATTGTACAGAACCCTAATAAAAAAGTGACTCCGGTTTGGAACAAATCAGTAAATGGTGTTCTTGACACCTACATGGGAGCTGCACCTGAGAAATTCGATTCAAATGGGCAAATGGTATCTCCTGTTGAGTTCATGAAGCAAACAGGTTTTAATCCTGATGACTATATCGAATTGACTTCATATTCACATCATCCTTTTTACAAGGAAATGAACCTTGAGATTCCAGACAACTGGTCGGATGATATGTATTACAACCTACCTATTGACGAACTAATGGCAGTTATTGACAATGCATTAACCAATGGTTATTCTGTATGTTGGGATGGTGATGTTAGTGAAAAAGGCTTCTCGCATCGCAATGGTGTTGCTATTCTTCCTATTTCAGATGTAAAAGACATGACCAATTCAGAAATTGAGAAATGGGATGCCATGTCTAAAAAAGAAAAAAACGCATCTTTATATAAATTTGATAAACCCAGATCAGAAGTAAAGGTTGATCAAGCGCTAAGACAAGCAACTTTTGATAACTACCAAACAACTGATGATCACTTGATGCACCTAACCGGTATTGTAAAAGATCAGAATGGAACACCTTATTACAAAACGAAAAACTCGTGGGCTAAGAATTCCAACAAAATGGGTGGTTACTTAAATATGAGTGAATCTTACGTTCGCCTTAAAACAGTTGCAATCATGGTCCATAAAGATGCCATTCCTGCAGATATCAAGGCCAAATTGGGATTATAA
- a CDS encoding FecR family protein → MNQLNSSFKIADLIAKRLNGKLSLEEGHFLDEWKYENKENLDLYHKLSKNPETNYFKNEEQLEEVKKEEIWHKINTNLQEKKTRRIRTEFLKYAASIIVIGISTFFLINSIPEKPTNRIAHISPGKNQALLMRDKGETIILDEFVKLKEDGLEINNTEGHLVYKNDNKTSTQEKITYNSIIIPKGGEYNLTLSDGTKIWLNSNSKLRYPTKFSGKERLVELEGEAFFDVSKNKDFPFVVKMNDFQIKVLGTSFNVNAYNDEKEIITTLVEGRVEVKDQLRNQKETLLPNEQFCINKHNGDFKKTHVDTEIYTAWKNGRLVFQNERLEDIMIRLSRWYNVEVFFLNNESKNLRFTGDLTRYEDFNNVLEMIGFTNKVKFSIKNRSVLIEKLN, encoded by the coding sequence ATGAATCAATTAAATTCCTCATTTAAAATTGCTGACCTTATTGCAAAGAGGTTAAACGGGAAATTATCTCTGGAAGAAGGCCATTTTTTAGATGAATGGAAATACGAAAATAAGGAGAATTTAGACCTCTATCATAAACTCTCAAAGAACCCTGAAACAAACTATTTTAAAAACGAAGAGCAACTTGAAGAAGTAAAAAAAGAAGAAATATGGCATAAAATAAACACCAATCTACAAGAGAAAAAGACACGAAGAATCAGAACTGAATTCCTTAAGTATGCTGCAAGTATTATTGTAATTGGTATAAGTACCTTCTTTTTAATTAATTCTATTCCAGAAAAACCAACAAATCGAATTGCTCATATTTCGCCTGGTAAAAACCAAGCCCTCTTAATGCGAGATAAAGGTGAAACGATAATCCTAGATGAGTTCGTTAAGCTTAAAGAAGATGGTTTGGAAATTAACAATACCGAGGGGCATCTCGTTTATAAGAATGACAACAAAACATCAACCCAAGAAAAAATCACATATAATTCTATAATTATACCCAAAGGCGGTGAATACAACCTGACTCTTAGTGACGGAACTAAAATTTGGCTTAATTCCAATTCAAAGTTAAGATACCCTACTAAATTCTCAGGTAAAGAACGTCTTGTTGAACTGGAAGGCGAAGCCTTCTTTGATGTCAGCAAGAATAAAGATTTCCCTTTTGTTGTAAAAATGAATGATTTTCAAATAAAGGTTTTGGGAACCTCATTTAATGTGAATGCATATAATGATGAAAAAGAAATCATAACAACCCTTGTCGAGGGCCGAGTTGAAGTTAAAGATCAACTCCGAAATCAGAAGGAGACATTATTACCTAACGAACAATTTTGCATCAACAAACACAATGGGGATTTTAAGAAAACTCATGTGGACACTGAAATCTATACGGCCTGGAAAAATGGCAGACTCGTTTTCCAAAATGAGAGACTTGAAGACATCATGATTCGATTATCACGCTGGTACAATGTTGAAGTATTTTTTCTGAATAATGAATCTAAGAACCTAAGATTTACAGGTGATTTGACTCGTTATGAGGATTTTAACAATGTATTGGAAATGATCGGATTTACAAATAAAGTTAAGTTTTCAATAAAAAACAGATCGGTACTTATAGAAAAATTAAATTAA
- a CDS encoding MmcQ/YjbR family DNA-binding protein: MNIEELRDYCLAKKGVTESFPFDEEVLVFKVMNKMFLLTNINKDLSMSVKCDPELAVELREQFPQVQPGWHMNKKHWNMVAIDGAISDNQLKEWIDHSYNLIVASLTKKLQNELLSM, translated from the coding sequence ATGAATATTGAAGAACTAAGAGACTACTGCCTTGCAAAAAAAGGCGTAACCGAAAGCTTTCCTTTCGACGAGGAAGTTCTAGTTTTTAAGGTGATGAATAAAATGTTTTTACTCACCAATATCAACAAGGATCTAAGCATGAGTGTAAAATGTGACCCAGAACTGGCTGTAGAATTACGCGAACAATTCCCACAAGTTCAGCCCGGTTGGCACATGAATAAAAAACACTGGAATATGGTTGCCATTGATGGTGCGATTTCCGACAATCAACTCAAAGAGTGGATCGATCATTCTTACAATCTAATCGTTGCCAGTCTGACTAAAAAACTACAAAATGAGCTTTTAAGCATGTAA
- a CDS encoding SusC/RagA family TonB-linked outer membrane protein, whose protein sequence is MEKKREKSFCFSGSILRGKRLLLMLLMLSVIHVSSIAAPQPALLRVDLKQTSLIEIFNTIKKQSDYTFLYSVEDVENINNISISNKTGDIETILDESLKGTNLEYKIKDSVIIIKPASNTPINNTNTVQEDKKISGVVTDEQGETLPGVSVVIKGTSTGVSTDINGKYQIEVPTKGAILVFSFVGMDPKEIAITDQTQINVTLGSSSEQLNEVVVTGYQKIDRRLFTGSAAKIKTEEIKLESTPDVSRFLQGTVAGVSVDNVSGTFGAAPVVRIRGNASLNGNNKPLWVVDGVILEDLIEVTADDLTSGNLSTVLSSGVAGLNPDDIEDIQVLKDASATALYGAQAMNGVIVINTKKGKVGKMQVSYSGSMSIKERPRYSQFDIANSSSEISFYKELVRKGWIDLASSVKAKDYGVMGKMYNGIANNEINWGPDGTFNEEFLAKYGNANTDWFETLFKNSISQQHSLSFSGGSERAKYYASISMYNDSGRTIADDVTKYTATMKGDFKLTDKLNIGLKLSMNHRDQRLPGSKDRDFNAVDGVYERDFDINPFSYALNASRSMRAYDENGDLEFFRRDYSDFNVIHELRNNKVDLVSTDVIAQFNLDYNIAKNLDFSSVFQARRNTAAREHRIHESSNQANAYRAMGTQFIRDANQLLFLDPDKPNSNPISILPTGGFFNTVNNTLDFYSIRNSVSWNPSIEDTHIMSFLLGQEVKYTDRKEITSDGWGIQYDRGGLFNEHPDLSKYLSLNNQTRESIEEISDRYIGYFLNAAYSYKGKYTFNGTVRRDGSNRLGKTSTARHLVSWNVSGKWNLSEEDFMSNYEKINLLSLKATYGLSGVMGPSASAIQKLVAYQTWRPYDKETGVDVEDLTNNDLSWEKMYEFSVGAEAAFFNNRIYTDIAYYKRNSFDLIGAVRTSGLGGKATKYGNFADMEIEGFEIALNTVNVTNDSFKWTTNLNIDYNKSKITKLENYDRIGDYVRNTGGDYLGKPRRGLYSVRFNGLTNQGMPTFIDSSGNPINENLSLQKRENVMDYLKYEGVLDAPLSGGMTNTFTYKNFSLGVGLVFRAGNKIRLDDLFKLGTGGLREFGYSSISKDMLNRWSAPGDEAYTNVPGILSRRFDDDLDAQSLNLYELYNKSDVRVADGSFIRLKTISLSYNLPKTFTNNLGIQRAKISLQAQNVLLLYSDKKLNGLDPEFYRSGGVALPIPRTFTFSLNVGF, encoded by the coding sequence ATGGAAAAAAAACGAGAAAAGTCTTTCTGTTTTTCTGGGTCCATTCTCAGAGGGAAACGACTGCTACTCATGCTTTTAATGCTTAGCGTGATTCATGTGAGCTCGATTGCAGCCCCACAACCTGCATTACTAAGAGTCGATTTAAAGCAAACTTCTTTAATCGAGATCTTTAATACAATTAAAAAACAATCAGACTATACTTTTCTTTACAGCGTTGAGGATGTAGAAAATATTAACAATATTTCTATCTCGAACAAAACTGGCGATATTGAAACAATACTTGATGAAAGTTTAAAAGGCACAAACTTAGAATACAAAATCAAGGACAGTGTTATTATTATCAAACCTGCTAGTAACACTCCAATTAACAACACAAATACAGTACAGGAAGATAAAAAGATCTCTGGTGTTGTTACCGATGAGCAAGGTGAAACTTTACCTGGTGTTTCTGTCGTGATAAAAGGAACCAGCACAGGAGTCTCAACAGATATCAATGGTAAATATCAGATTGAAGTTCCTACCAAAGGAGCTATTTTAGTTTTTTCTTTTGTTGGAATGGATCCAAAAGAAATTGCTATTACGGATCAAACACAAATCAACGTAACTTTAGGTTCATCTTCTGAGCAACTAAACGAAGTTGTGGTGACTGGATATCAAAAAATCGACAGAAGGTTATTTACAGGATCCGCTGCAAAAATTAAAACAGAGGAAATCAAATTAGAATCGACTCCTGATGTATCTCGTTTTTTACAAGGAACAGTAGCAGGTGTCTCAGTTGATAATGTTTCAGGTACTTTTGGTGCTGCACCTGTTGTTCGAATTCGTGGGAATGCCTCCCTTAATGGAAACAATAAGCCTTTATGGGTGGTGGATGGTGTCATTCTTGAGGACCTGATTGAAGTTACTGCTGATGATCTAACCTCAGGTAATCTATCAACAGTATTAAGCTCTGGTGTTGCTGGCTTAAATCCAGATGATATTGAAGATATTCAAGTTTTGAAAGATGCATCGGCAACAGCATTATATGGTGCTCAAGCCATGAATGGTGTTATTGTAATTAATACCAAAAAAGGTAAAGTTGGTAAAATGCAGGTCAGTTACTCAGGCAGTATGTCTATTAAAGAACGACCACGTTATTCTCAATTTGATATTGCAAATTCTAGCTCTGAGATTTCTTTTTACAAAGAACTTGTAAGAAAAGGATGGATTGATCTTGCCTCATCTGTAAAAGCTAAAGACTATGGAGTTATGGGCAAAATGTATAATGGCATAGCAAACAACGAGATCAATTGGGGACCTGATGGTACTTTTAATGAAGAATTCCTGGCTAAATATGGTAACGCCAATACAGATTGGTTTGAAACCTTGTTTAAAAATTCGATTTCACAACAACACTCCCTAAGTTTTTCTGGCGGTTCAGAAAGAGCAAAATATTATGCGTCGATAAGTATGTATAACGATAGTGGTAGAACAATTGCTGATGATGTAACAAAATACACAGCTACCATGAAAGGTGACTTTAAACTTACTGACAAATTGAATATTGGTCTTAAACTATCTATGAATCACAGAGACCAAAGATTGCCTGGTTCTAAAGACCGCGATTTTAATGCTGTTGATGGGGTTTACGAAAGAGATTTTGATATTAACCCATTTTCATATGCATTGAATGCAAGTAGAAGCATGCGCGCCTATGATGAAAATGGAGATCTTGAATTCTTCAGAAGAGACTATTCTGATTTTAATGTCATCCATGAATTAAGAAATAATAAAGTAGACCTTGTATCAACTGATGTGATTGCGCAATTTAATTTAGATTACAATATTGCGAAGAACCTTGACTTTAGTTCAGTATTTCAAGCTCGTAGAAATACTGCTGCAAGAGAGCACAGAATTCATGAATCTTCAAATCAGGCGAATGCATATAGAGCCATGGGTACTCAATTTATTAGAGATGCCAATCAATTACTATTTCTCGATCCTGATAAACCAAATTCAAATCCCATCTCTATTCTACCAACAGGAGGGTTTTTCAACACTGTAAATAATACGCTTGATTTTTACTCTATTCGAAATTCAGTTTCTTGGAACCCAAGTATTGAAGATACTCATATTATGAGCTTCCTTTTGGGACAAGAAGTAAAATATACCGATCGTAAAGAAATTACAAGCGATGGTTGGGGAATACAGTATGATAGAGGTGGTTTATTTAATGAACATCCAGATCTATCGAAGTATCTTAGTTTGAATAATCAAACTCGCGAAAGTATTGAAGAAATTAGTGATCGGTATATCGGTTATTTTCTAAATGCTGCTTATTCATACAAAGGGAAATATACATTTAATGGTACTGTTCGTCGTGACGGATCAAACAGGCTTGGAAAAACAAGCACAGCTCGCCACCTAGTTTCCTGGAATGTAAGTGGAAAGTGGAATCTGTCTGAAGAAGATTTCATGAGTAATTATGAAAAAATAAATCTTCTAAGCCTAAAGGCAACTTACGGCTTGAGTGGTGTAATGGGACCATCAGCTAGCGCAATTCAAAAATTAGTTGCTTATCAGACATGGCGCCCTTATGACAAAGAAACTGGCGTTGATGTCGAAGATTTAACAAATAATGATTTATCATGGGAAAAAATGTATGAGTTTAGTGTTGGTGCTGAAGCTGCATTTTTTAATAACCGAATTTATACAGATATAGCTTATTATAAAAGGAATTCTTTTGACCTGATTGGAGCTGTACGCACCTCAGGTTTAGGTGGTAAAGCGACCAAATATGGGAACTTTGCAGATATGGAAATTGAAGGTTTTGAAATCGCTTTAAATACAGTGAATGTAACCAACGATAGCTTTAAGTGGACAACTAATCTCAATATTGATTATAATAAGAGTAAAATTACCAAACTAGAGAATTATGATCGAATTGGTGATTATGTCAGAAATACTGGTGGTGACTATTTAGGTAAACCACGTAGAGGTTTATATTCGGTAAGATTCAATGGATTAACAAACCAAGGTATGCCAACATTTATTGATAGCTCAGGTAATCCTATCAATGAAAATTTGAGTTTACAAAAGAGAGAAAATGTAATGGATTACTTGAAATATGAAGGTGTTTTAGATGCCCCTTTATCAGGTGGTATGACCAATACTTTTACCTACAAGAATTTCTCTTTGGGTGTTGGCCTTGTATTCAGAGCTGGTAATAAAATCAGACTTGATGACCTATTTAAATTAGGAACTGGTGGTTTACGTGAATTCGGTTATTCATCAATTTCAAAAGATATGCTAAATCGTTGGTCTGCTCCTGGTGATGAAGCTTATACAAATGTTCCTGGTATTTTAAGTAGACGATTCGATGATGATTTAGATGCACAATCGTTAAACCTCTATGAGTTATATAATAAATCCGATGTTAGAGTTGCGGATGGTAGTTTTATTAGACTGAAAACGATTAGTTTAAGTTATAATCTCCCAAAAACTTTCACTAATAATTTAGGTATTCAACGTGCCAAAATTTCTCTTCAAGCTCAGAATGTATTATTACTCTATTCTGATAAAAAACTAAATGGCTTAGATCCCGAGTTTTATCGTTCAGGTGGGGTAGCCCTACCAATTCCAAGAACATTTACATTTTCACTTAATGTAGGCTTCTAG
- a CDS encoding RagB/SusD family nutrient uptake outer membrane protein encodes MKKIQIIYAGILLLCFSSCTDYLNENPDNRIEANTLDKISQLLVPAYPRGDYFFTDWMTDDSHYISSNSQISRMTDAFLWKELDEEDSYNTPANYWNNAYTAISQANAALEALEKVDSDNVDFKNSIKGEALLCRAYSHFMIAALFSKNYDATTAETDLGIPYVNESENVLIKEYKRETLSETYRLIEKDLIDGMALVSDEYYSGSKKYHFTKTAAIAFASRFYLFKGDFAKSIEYADKILGVGTVNTTYIKDLNAYDGQSGSLAKKSFYVKNTDPSNILIIEKQVGIGLRHSYGYRTHIQKWRNMFTASSIWAGADKDLRSSMGYYGDGAKNVIGAAKFHEEFYKESLTATTGYPFFVQPVIRGIELVFNRIESNIMLGNLSAALSDLNTIGSLRYTGAATLDLATIQEYYSTKDSDGNDVLPDEKTALMNLYLLEKRKEYLQEGMRWFDIKRHHIAIDHITSDGETITLEANDLRKVLQIPQNASSRGIAKNPR; translated from the coding sequence ATGAAAAAAATACAAATAATATATGCAGGAATCCTGCTCCTGTGTTTTTCAAGTTGTACCGATTATCTTAACGAAAATCCTGACAACAGAATTGAAGCAAACACACTTGATAAAATCTCTCAACTTTTAGTCCCAGCTTATCCTCGCGGAGACTATTTCTTTACAGATTGGATGACAGATGATTCCCATTACATATCATCCAATTCTCAAATCTCAAGAATGACTGATGCATTTCTGTGGAAAGAGCTGGATGAAGAGGATTCATACAATACACCAGCAAACTATTGGAATAATGCTTACACAGCAATTTCTCAAGCAAATGCGGCTTTAGAAGCTCTGGAAAAAGTTGATTCTGATAATGTTGATTTTAAAAATTCTATCAAAGGAGAAGCTTTGCTTTGTAGAGCTTACTCTCACTTTATGATAGCGGCATTATTCTCTAAAAATTATGATGCAACTACTGCGGAAACTGATTTAGGAATACCATATGTAAACGAATCAGAAAATGTATTAATAAAAGAATATAAGCGTGAAACATTATCTGAGACCTACCGTTTGATCGAAAAAGATCTAATAGACGGAATGGCACTTGTTTCTGATGAATACTATTCAGGTAGCAAAAAGTATCATTTTACTAAAACTGCTGCTATTGCATTTGCTTCACGTTTCTACTTGTTTAAGGGTGACTTTGCAAAAAGTATTGAATATGCAGATAAAATTCTGGGAGTAGGTACTGTTAACACAACCTACATAAAAGATCTAAATGCATATGACGGACAATCAGGTTCACTTGCTAAAAAAAGTTTTTATGTAAAAAATACTGATCCTAGTAACATCCTAATTATTGAAAAACAAGTTGGTATTGGTCTAAGACACTCTTATGGATACAGAACACATATCCAAAAATGGAGAAACATGTTTACTGCATCTAGTATTTGGGCTGGCGCAGATAAAGACCTTAGATCGAGTATGGGATACTATGGAGATGGAGCAAAAAATGTAATTGGAGCTGCAAAATTTCATGAAGAATTCTATAAAGAAAGCTTAACCGCAACAACAGGATATCCATTTTTTGTTCAACCTGTGATTAGAGGAATCGAACTTGTTTTTAATCGGATAGAATCAAATATCATGTTAGGTAACCTATCTGCTGCTTTGTCTGATTTAAATACGATTGGTAGTTTAAGATATACAGGTGCTGCAACTCTGGACCTAGCCACAATTCAAGAATATTATTCGACAAAAGATTCAGATGGTAATGATGTTTTACCTGATGAAAAAACGGCTTTGATGAATTTGTATTTATTAGAAAAGAGAAAAGAATATTTGCAAGAAGGAATGCGTTGGTTTGATATTAAAAGGCATCATATTGCAATTGACCACATCACGAGTGATGGTGAAACAATTACTTTAGAAGCAAATGATCTAAGAAAAGTGTTACAAATTCCTCAAAATGCAAGTTCGAGAGGAATTGCTAAGAATCCACGCTAA
- a CDS encoding substrate import-associated zinc metallohydrolase lipoprotein produces MSIVFISLFSACDSEDNSIYTPEKVIESTDPISIYFRENFLTPYGTAVRWKWDDNLVDDTKRVTPPLRDVCIPMGDFIKKFWIEPFTMTEPGEKFMLDHFPPELVFIGSKMYNSDGESVTLGYADAGVRITFTQVNEYDLTNSQWMFMQLRTAEHEFGHIIHQRHNLPDGFKEVSPENYKSNNWLNLAGDVQASSPKISREAITLGMVSNYGTSSENEDFCEILSLYITSTEAEFNERYITHEHEAPYAKVDADGNPVLDADGNPVMLDPNEDAAEINEGRDIIAVKLKMVKDYYMNKFEIDLDQVRDEIMKRISEINK; encoded by the coding sequence TTGAGTATAGTATTTATAAGCTTGTTTTCCGCTTGTGATAGCGAAGACAATAGTATATATACCCCCGAAAAAGTTATTGAGTCAACCGATCCTATTAGTATTTATTTTAGAGAAAACTTTTTGACTCCATATGGTACAGCTGTTCGCTGGAAATGGGATGATAATTTGGTAGATGATACAAAAAGAGTAACCCCACCACTTCGTGACGTCTGTATTCCAATGGGAGATTTTATTAAAAAATTCTGGATCGAACCTTTTACAATGACTGAGCCTGGTGAAAAATTTATGTTGGATCATTTTCCACCAGAACTGGTTTTTATTGGTTCTAAAATGTATAATAGCGATGGAGAGTCAGTTACACTAGGTTATGCAGATGCAGGAGTTCGTATTACATTCACACAAGTCAATGAATATGACTTAACTAATTCTCAATGGATGTTCATGCAATTAAGAACTGCTGAACACGAATTTGGCCATATTATTCATCAGCGTCATAACTTACCTGATGGTTTTAAAGAGGTCAGTCCTGAGAATTATAAATCTAATAACTGGTTAAATTTAGCAGGTGATGTTCAGGCTAGTAGTCCTAAAATATCTCGTGAAGCAATAACATTAGGTATGGTTTCTAATTATGGAACGTCTAGCGAGAATGAAGATTTCTGTGAGATCTTATCATTATATATCACTTCTACTGAAGCTGAATTTAATGAGAGATATATCACTCACGAACATGAAGCTCCCTATGCAAAAGTAGATGCTGATGGAAATCCTGTATTAGATGCTGATGGAAACCCAGTAATGCTTGATCCTAACGAAGATGCTGCTGAAATAAACGAGGGAAGAGATATCATCGCTGTTAAATTAAAAATGGTTAAGGATTATTATATGAATAAATTCGAAATTGATCTTGACCAAGTTCGCGATGAGATTATGAAACGAATCAGTGAGATAAACAAATAA
- a CDS encoding S66 peptidase family protein: protein MFQPSTLKKGDKIGLIAPAGKIDKQKIITAQKVMETLGYEVILGKHVFDEHHIFAGTDKDRAADFQFMIDHEEIKAIICARGGYGCIRIIDKLTFDGLEKHPKLIIGFSDISIIHARLNHLHFGSLHATMPINFTENIADSSSLQKLADYLEGKLTNYQIPTHQLNRTGTCEAELVGGNLSVICSLNATNYELNTQNKILFIEDLNEDLYHLDRLMLSLKLSGKLDHLEALIVGGMSDMKDGETPFGKTAYEIIKEAVLDYKYPLVFNFPAGHIDENWPLPLGKKVRLDVKEKDVKLSWKN from the coding sequence ATGTTTCAACCTTCCACATTAAAAAAAGGCGATAAAATAGGGCTTATTGCTCCCGCAGGAAAAATCGATAAACAAAAAATAATAACCGCACAAAAGGTGATGGAAACACTCGGTTACGAAGTCATACTGGGCAAACATGTTTTTGATGAACATCATATATTTGCCGGAACTGACAAAGATCGGGCTGCTGATTTTCAATTCATGATCGACCATGAAGAGATTAAGGCGATTATCTGTGCTCGTGGTGGTTATGGCTGTATTCGCATTATCGACAAACTAACTTTCGATGGTTTGGAAAAACACCCAAAACTGATCATTGGATTTAGCGATATTAGCATCATCCATGCGCGATTAAACCATCTTCATTTTGGAAGTTTGCATGCCACCATGCCAATCAATTTCACCGAAAATATTGCTGATTCTTCTTCTCTGCAAAAACTTGCAGATTACCTGGAAGGCAAATTGACAAATTATCAAATTCCGACGCATCAACTCAATCGAACCGGGACCTGTGAAGCCGAATTAGTTGGAGGAAACCTATCCGTTATTTGTAGTTTAAATGCAACGAATTACGAACTCAACACACAGAATAAGATTCTTTTTATCGAAGATTTAAATGAAGATTTATATCATTTAGATCGATTGATGCTAAGTTTAAAGCTAAGTGGAAAGTTGGACCATCTCGAAGCACTTATTGTGGGTGGAATGAGCGATATGAAGGATGGGGAAACGCCTTTTGGTAAAACAGCCTATGAAATTATTAAAGAAGCCGTTCTGGATTATAAATACCCCCTTGTTTTTAATTTCCCGGCAGGACATATCGATGAAAATTGGCCCTTACCTCTGGGCAAAAAAGTTAGACTGGACGTAAAAGAAAAAGATGTAAAGCTAAGTTGGAAAAACTAG
- a CDS encoding RNA polymerase sigma-70 factor, which translates to MKSLSNTILKQFRNGDNFAFKKIYERYFDALYLFGMKYVSTQDVMEDILQEIFIKAWEKRAFFFHELALKAFLYKSVKNACLNHIEHQSVKKKFELRQDSNSYDENIFYRNIVEEEVNRHIAEAVKELPASARIIYLLSLKGVKNKDIAEDLEISVNTVKTQKLRASRFVKEKLKDKT; encoded by the coding sequence ATGAAATCCCTAAGTAATACCATTCTAAAGCAATTTAGAAATGGGGATAATTTCGCCTTTAAAAAAATATACGAACGCTATTTTGATGCGTTGTATCTTTTTGGAATGAAATACGTCTCAACCCAAGATGTCATGGAAGATATTTTGCAAGAGATTTTCATTAAAGCCTGGGAAAAACGTGCCTTCTTCTTTCATGAATTAGCTTTAAAAGCTTTTCTGTACAAATCTGTAAAAAACGCCTGTCTCAATCATATTGAGCATCAATCTGTCAAAAAGAAATTTGAGCTACGACAAGATTCAAACTCCTATGATGAAAATATTTTCTATCGAAACATTGTCGAAGAGGAAGTCAATCGTCATATTGCCGAAGCTGTCAAAGAACTCCCGGCATCTGCCCGTATCATTTACCTTCTGAGTCTGAAAGGAGTTAAAAACAAGGATATTGCTGAAGATCTTGAAATATCGGTCAATACGGTAAAAACACAGAAACTTCGGGCGAGTCGATTTGTAAAGGAAAAGCTAAAAGATAAAACCTAG
- a CDS encoding YraN family protein, with protein MAEHNDLGKLGEDLATKHMMSKGYKILDRNWIYQKKELDIVATDGEFLVIVEVKSRSTDYFEHPSDAITLPKIKFLCRATQAYVDLKDIEMEVRFDVISVIKRNEKFEIEHIEDAFIAPID; from the coding sequence ATGGCAGAACACAACGATTTAGGTAAGTTAGGAGAAGATTTGGCGACTAAGCACATGATGAGCAAAGGCTATAAAATTCTGGATCGCAACTGGATTTATCAGAAAAAGGAATTGGATATTGTTGCTACAGATGGTGAATTTCTCGTGATTGTTGAGGTCAAATCGCGTTCAACGGATTACTTTGAACACCCCTCTGACGCAATTACGCTACCCAAAATCAAATTTCTTTGCCGGGCGACTCAAGCTTATGTCGATTTAAAAGATATTGAGATGGAAGTTCGCTTTGATGTTATTTCGGTAATCAAGCGAAATGAGAAGTTTGAAATTGAACATATCGAAGACGCCTTTATTGCTCCTATAGATTAA